One genomic region from Streptomyces sp. NBC_01304 encodes:
- a CDS encoding VOC family protein, translating into MTIDLNHTIVSAHDKKASAAFLADLLGLEVGAPYGPFIPVETHNGVTLDYFEGGDGRIASQHYAFLVSEDEFTAIFGRIEAAGVAYYADPMHQRVGQINTNDGGRGAYFSDPNGHNMEIFTRPYGSGS; encoded by the coding sequence ATGACCATCGACCTGAACCACACCATCGTCTCCGCACACGACAAGAAGGCGTCGGCCGCCTTCCTCGCCGATCTTCTCGGCCTCGAAGTGGGCGCTCCGTACGGCCCGTTCATCCCGGTCGAGACGCACAACGGCGTCACGCTCGACTACTTCGAGGGCGGCGACGGGCGGATCGCCTCGCAGCACTACGCCTTCCTCGTTTCGGAGGACGAGTTCACCGCGATCTTCGGCCGCATCGAGGCAGCGGGTGTCGCGTACTACGCCGATCCCATGCATCAGCGCGTGGGCCAGATCAACACGAACGACGGGGGCCGCGGGGCGTATTTCTCGGACCCGAACGGCCACAACATGGAGATCTTCACCCGGCCGTACGGCAGCGGTTCCTGA
- a CDS encoding DUF1330 domain-containing protein, with product MTYYVVAHLREVRPHEEILVYIERMQSTLDPFGGRFLTHGMDVEVIEGDWPGHLVMVGFPDETSAKAWYASDAYQEILPMRTNHIDGDLVMIQGVDPDYDAAATAEGMRASGFTSAGR from the coding sequence ATGACTTACTACGTCGTCGCCCACCTGCGCGAGGTCCGGCCGCACGAGGAGATCCTCGTCTACATCGAGCGCATGCAGTCCACCCTCGACCCCTTCGGCGGCCGCTTCCTCACGCACGGCATGGACGTCGAAGTGATCGAGGGCGACTGGCCCGGTCACCTGGTCATGGTCGGCTTCCCCGACGAGACGAGCGCCAAGGCCTGGTACGCCTCCGACGCGTACCAGGAGATCCTCCCGATGCGTACGAACCACATAGACGGCGACCTCGTGATGATCCAGGGCGTCGACCCGGACTATGACGCGGCGGCCACTGCGGAGGGGATGCGGGCGTCCGGGTTCACCTCGGCGGGTCGGTGA
- a CDS encoding RDD family protein: MHEPRGNQQQVAQPYAQNPYQQSYGRQAHQQPYVQPQFGQPMPPPAAPQRRASGIGMAGEGRRHLAVLCDVLVTVVFWYVAGDELQERYEWNGESGQLTLMMFCTLLAVSFANHVVLTLLTRASVGKLITGIRVVRAADGGRPGPFRLIWRWLAGLCWLPLQPYYWLRAQIRAYTGHEAPGTVRNSDGGEIYAPDLCGLRPVRRKDL, from the coding sequence ATGCATGAACCACGGGGGAATCAGCAGCAGGTGGCGCAGCCGTACGCACAGAATCCGTACCAGCAGTCGTACGGCCGGCAGGCGCATCAACAGCCGTACGTCCAGCCACAATTCGGGCAGCCGATGCCTCCGCCCGCCGCGCCCCAGCGGCGGGCGTCCGGCATCGGTATGGCGGGTGAAGGCCGACGCCATCTGGCGGTGCTCTGCGATGTGCTGGTCACGGTCGTCTTCTGGTACGTGGCCGGCGATGAGCTCCAGGAGCGGTACGAGTGGAACGGCGAGAGCGGTCAGCTGACCCTCATGATGTTCTGCACGCTCCTCGCCGTCTCCTTCGCCAACCACGTCGTCCTTACGCTCCTGACGCGGGCCAGCGTCGGCAAGCTGATCACCGGCATCCGGGTGGTGCGGGCCGCGGACGGTGGTCGGCCGGGGCCGTTCCGCCTCATCTGGCGCTGGCTGGCGGGGCTTTGCTGGCTGCCGTTGCAGCCCTACTACTGGTTGCGGGCCCAGATACGGGCGTACACCGGGCATGAGGCGCCCGGCACGGTGCGCAACAGCGACGGCGGTGAGATCTACGCGCCGGATCTGTGCGGACTGCGGCCGGTGCGGCGCAAAGACCTCTGA
- a CDS encoding NAD(P)-dependent alcohol dehydrogenase has protein sequence MSTTVAAYAAPSAKAPLERTTIERRAVGAQDILIDIKFAGICHSDIHQARDGWGEGIYPMVPGHEIAGVVTEVGSGVTKYQVGDRVGVGCFVDSCRECEYCLRGDEQYCTKGMTGTYNSLDKNGEPTYGGYSTHLVVDENYAVRIPEGIALDVAAPLLCAGITLFSPLKHWNAGPGKKVAILGLGGLGHMGVKIAAALGAEVTVLSQSLRKKDDSLRFGAAHHYATSDPATFDALAGSFDLIVSTLAVPLDMDAYLGLLKTDGAFVNVGAPEEPNSLNMFSLIGGRKTLAGSMIGGIAETQEMLDFCGEHGLGSDIELISADQINEAYERVLASDVRYRFVIDTATI, from the coding sequence ATGAGCACCACCGTCGCCGCCTACGCCGCACCCTCCGCGAAGGCCCCTCTGGAGCGCACCACCATCGAGCGCCGCGCGGTCGGCGCCCAGGACATCCTGATCGACATCAAGTTCGCCGGCATCTGCCACTCGGACATCCACCAGGCCCGCGACGGCTGGGGCGAGGGCATCTACCCGATGGTGCCCGGCCACGAGATCGCCGGTGTGGTCACCGAGGTCGGCTCCGGCGTCACCAAGTACCAGGTCGGCGACCGCGTCGGCGTGGGCTGCTTCGTCGACTCCTGCCGCGAGTGCGAGTACTGCCTGCGGGGTGACGAGCAGTACTGCACCAAGGGCATGACCGGCACGTACAACTCCCTCGACAAGAACGGCGAGCCCACCTACGGCGGCTACTCCACGCACCTCGTGGTCGACGAGAACTACGCCGTACGCATCCCCGAGGGCATCGCCCTGGACGTCGCCGCCCCGCTCCTGTGCGCCGGCATCACGCTGTTCTCCCCGCTCAAGCACTGGAACGCCGGCCCCGGCAAGAAGGTCGCCATCCTCGGGCTCGGCGGTCTCGGCCACATGGGCGTGAAGATCGCGGCCGCGCTCGGCGCCGAGGTGACCGTCCTGTCCCAGTCCCTGCGCAAGAAGGACGACAGCCTGCGCTTCGGCGCCGCCCACCACTACGCGACGAGCGACCCCGCCACCTTCGACGCGCTGGCCGGCTCCTTCGACCTGATCGTCTCCACCCTCGCGGTGCCGCTGGACATGGACGCGTACCTGGGGCTGCTCAAGACGGATGGCGCCTTCGTGAACGTCGGGGCCCCCGAGGAGCCGAACTCGCTCAACATGTTCTCCCTGATCGGCGGCCGCAAGACCCTGGCCGGGTCGATGATCGGCGGCATCGCGGAGACCCAGGAGATGCTGGACTTCTGCGGGGAGCACGGGCTCGGCTCGGACATCGAGCTGATCTCGGCGGACCAGATCAATGAGGCGTACGAGCGGGTCCTGGCGAGCGATGTGCGGTACCGGTTCGTGATCGACACGGCGACGATCTGA
- a CDS encoding helix-turn-helix transcriptional regulator, with the protein MEEQEQPAPEVAARAPGATGAAGPADPTLDRRAELSEFLRTRRARLKPADVGMPDYGHRRRVPGLRREELAQLAGVSVAYYTRLEQGHGANVSTEILEAISRALRLTDAEHAHLLHLTQPKTHKKRRRTCARQQVRPALQQLMDAMDGVPAYVVGRRTDILAWNRACAALFGDFASWRPEDRNWARMIFLNEAVQGLFLDWESKASDVVSYLRMDAGCHPDDPQLSTLVGELSVKSEEFRRMWAAHDVREKGHGTKLLRHPLVGELTLSFETLQLSDDAEQYLTTYHAEPHSPSAEALRLLASWGTDAASQPTAGERQGL; encoded by the coding sequence ATGGAAGAACAGGAACAGCCGGCACCCGAAGTAGCCGCACGAGCACCGGGTGCGACCGGAGCGGCCGGCCCCGCGGACCCCACGCTCGACCGGCGTGCGGAGCTCAGCGAGTTCCTGCGCACCCGCCGGGCCCGGCTGAAGCCCGCCGACGTGGGCATGCCGGACTACGGGCACCGGCGCCGGGTCCCGGGCCTGCGCCGCGAGGAGCTGGCGCAGCTCGCCGGGGTGTCGGTGGCGTACTACACCCGGCTCGAGCAGGGCCACGGCGCGAACGTGTCCACCGAGATCCTGGAGGCGATCTCCCGTGCGCTGCGCCTGACGGACGCCGAGCACGCGCATCTGCTGCATCTGACCCAGCCCAAGACGCACAAGAAGCGCCGCCGCACCTGCGCCCGCCAGCAGGTGCGGCCGGCGCTGCAGCAGCTGATGGACGCCATGGACGGGGTGCCCGCGTACGTGGTGGGGCGGCGTACCGACATCCTCGCGTGGAACCGGGCCTGCGCCGCGCTGTTCGGCGACTTCGCGTCCTGGCGGCCCGAGGACCGCAACTGGGCTCGGATGATATTCCTCAACGAGGCGGTGCAGGGCCTGTTCCTCGACTGGGAGAGCAAGGCCAGTGACGTCGTCAGCTATCTGCGGATGGACGCGGGCTGCCACCCGGACGACCCGCAGCTCTCCACCCTGGTCGGTGAACTCTCCGTCAAGAGCGAGGAGTTCCGCCGGATGTGGGCCGCGCACGACGTGCGCGAGAAGGGGCACGGCACGAAGCTGCTGCGCCATCCGCTGGTGGGTGAGCTGACGTTGTCGTTCGAGACGCTGCAGCTGTCGGACGACGCGGAGCAGTATCTGACCACCTACCACGCAGAGCCGCACTCCCCGTCCGCGGAGGCGCTGCGGCTGCTCGCCAGCTGGGGCACGGATGCCGCGTCCCAGCCGACGGCCGGCGAACGTCAGGGCTTGTAG
- a CDS encoding group II truncated hemoglobin, producing MTVEYIRYRLPERLLSETFLDSYRRAAIPLAASPYCVDYELSQCAEDDHVLILRITWTSATDHLEKFRGSPEFQAFFKEIQPYVSHIEEMRHYEPTGIEGKGASAPSLYDWAGGAEAFGRLTETFYSLVLKDDLLAPLFADLPHEHAHHVALWLGEVFGGPAAYSEQHGGHAHMVGKHLGKGISEPQRRRWVNLIQDAADEAGLPTDAEFRSAFLAYIEWGTRLAVYFSGPNATRPAEQPVPHWNWGAMKPYKP from the coding sequence ATGACCGTTGAATACATCCGCTACCGCCTGCCCGAAAGGCTGCTGAGCGAGACCTTCCTCGACTCCTACCGCAGGGCCGCGATTCCGCTCGCCGCATCCCCGTACTGCGTCGACTACGAACTCTCCCAATGCGCGGAGGACGACCATGTCCTCATCCTCCGCATCACGTGGACCTCGGCCACCGACCACCTCGAGAAGTTCCGCGGCTCCCCGGAGTTCCAGGCCTTCTTCAAGGAGATCCAGCCGTACGTCAGTCACATAGAGGAAATGCGGCACTACGAACCCACCGGAATCGAGGGCAAGGGCGCGTCCGCGCCCAGCCTCTACGACTGGGCGGGCGGCGCGGAGGCCTTCGGCCGCCTCACCGAGACCTTCTACTCCCTGGTCCTCAAGGACGACCTCCTGGCCCCGCTCTTCGCGGACCTCCCGCACGAGCACGCCCACCACGTCGCGCTCTGGCTCGGCGAGGTCTTCGGCGGACCGGCGGCCTACAGCGAGCAGCACGGCGGTCACGCCCACATGGTCGGCAAGCACCTCGGCAAGGGCATCAGCGAGCCGCAGCGCCGCCGTTGGGTCAACCTGATCCAGGACGCGGCGGACGAGGCCGGGCTGCCCACGGACGCCGAGTTCCGGTCCGCCTTCCTCGCCTACATCGAGTGGGGGACGCGGCTCGCCGTGTACTTCTCCGGGCCGAACGCCACGCGGCCGGCCGAGCAGCCGGTGCCGCACTGGAACTGGGGGGCGATGAAGCCCTACAAGCCCTGA
- a CDS encoding winged helix-turn-helix transcriptional regulator → MAHQTVGNAAANSAAIAAADELIPGLPADPRAEAPAPSPACPVEITLAALRGRWTTLVVRELLRRPSYAYSELAAALPRLSDKVLSDRLAQLVAAGVVERHRTKAWPPTVTYQLTDHGRELGPVLQALWDWGTDSSSERLSHDR, encoded by the coding sequence GTGGCTCACCAAACGGTAGGAAACGCGGCCGCGAACAGTGCGGCGATCGCGGCGGCGGACGAATTGATTCCGGGCCTGCCCGCCGATCCCAGGGCCGAGGCGCCCGCCCCCAGCCCCGCCTGCCCCGTCGAGATCACCCTCGCCGCCCTGCGCGGCCGCTGGACCACCCTGGTCGTCCGCGAGCTGCTTCGACGTCCCTCCTATGCCTACAGCGAACTGGCCGCCGCACTGCCCCGCCTCTCGGACAAGGTGCTCAGTGACCGGCTCGCCCAGCTGGTCGCCGCCGGGGTGGTGGAGAGGCACCGCACAAAGGCCTGGCCCCCGACGGTGACGTACCAACTGACCGACCACGGGCGAGAATTGGGGCCAGTCCTGCAGGCGTTGTGGGACTGGGGCACGGACTCGTCATCCGAGAGGCTCAGCCATGACCGTTGA
- a CDS encoding YybH family protein — MTYDISTLPARPEDVPTAFAARFNSGDARAVRELYEEQAAFVPESGIPVHGAAGIAAQNAPFIGLGLPITVRPRAVHAAGDIALLIVDWEIGGEVASTATDVARRGPDGYWRYVIDSPFGGARTTDEA; from the coding sequence ATGACGTACGACATCTCAACTCTCCCCGCCCGCCCGGAAGATGTTCCCACGGCCTTTGCCGCGCGTTTCAACAGCGGTGACGCGCGTGCGGTGCGGGAGCTCTATGAGGAACAGGCCGCCTTTGTCCCGGAGTCCGGAATTCCGGTGCACGGCGCGGCCGGAATCGCCGCACAGAACGCACCCTTCATCGGGCTCGGACTCCCGATCACCGTACGGCCGCGGGCCGTTCACGCGGCGGGCGACATCGCACTCCTGATCGTGGACTGGGAGATCGGGGGCGAGGTCGCCTCGACCGCCACGGATGTGGCCCGGCGCGGTCCCGACGGCTACTGGCGGTATGTGATCGACAGCCCCTTCGGCGGAGCCCGAACGACCGACGAGGCCTGA
- a CDS encoding S8 family peptidase produces the protein MKRACASTIAAAAAVALAAGMTSPAAAKAEATAGAAGAERITPNHRIQLITGDRVVVDAKGKVLGLEPAKGREHIPVQVQRHDGHTSVVPYDARRLIAAGKLDARLFDITELNKAQIRKAQKKGLQLIVGYKGAASAAKAEVRGAGDTTLRRTLKSLNADAIRTPKDDAAKVWEALTNEQRGSRSTASGVAKVWLDGVRKASLDKSVKQIGADKAWAAGFDGKGVKIAVLDTGVDKTHPDLKDQVIGEKNFSTAADAVDRFGHGTHVASIAAGTGAKSGGKYKGVAPGAKVISGKVLDDNGYGDDSGILAGLEWAAAEGADVVNLSLGGGDTPEIDPLEAAVNKLSAEKGILFAIAAGNSGPGDSTVGSPGSAEAALTVGAVDKSDKLADFSSRGPRIGDGAIKPDVTGPGVDITAAAAPGSVIDKEPGVPHPAPGYFTISGTSMATPHVAGAAAILKQQHPDWKSAELKGALTASTKGGKYTAFQQGSGRIQVDQAIKQNVIAEPVSVSFGVAQWPHTDDAPISKKVTYKNLGKDPVTLDLKATGLDPKGNPAPAGFFKVSADKVTVPAGGTAAVDVTADTKLGGNLNGSYSAYVVATGGGQSVRTAAAVEREVESYDVTLKNIDREGNDAKYFGNNLIGVSGSAEGRDFYTEDQPGTVKFRAPKGGYILNADIVVDPRDFTKGADWIAQPKLTVNKDTTLTLDARTTKPVDFTVPGGAKAEFASPEYTVEAGNGSYGFGWWLDGYTNFRTAHLGPEVTDGTLSQTWDGHFIKDAKSQYSVVYGGKVKKLATGYTKHVKQSELATLKVGLGASSAGKKGNVTAFGMLPGSNSASAFSPTQSLPSTRTLYVSTSNKTEWDVSFEQQGPPDEEGFPTTEAYYTLGAAQIYEPGKTYEKVFNTGVFGPRVSKSYGVFRTGNQLYGYLPVFADGKGHAGSSLYSDVKTTLYRNGTKLAENDNPLTAFPGEDGAFKVPSGDAAYKLTSSIKRKVAIAAAATRIDVSFSFRSKKVTDETALPVSTARFSAPVDLSSRAEADKKVDVPVSVQGAAAGSNLKSLYTYVSYDYGQTWKQVKVKNGKISVKNPAKGKGISFHAKITDKKGNKSTVSIYNAYYGK, from the coding sequence GTGAAAAGAGCGTGCGCTTCCACCATCGCAGCGGCCGCGGCAGTGGCCCTCGCGGCCGGCATGACCAGCCCGGCGGCGGCGAAGGCGGAAGCCACAGCGGGGGCAGCGGGGGCTGAGCGCATCACGCCCAACCACCGGATCCAGCTCATCACCGGCGACCGTGTGGTGGTCGACGCCAAGGGCAAGGTCCTGGGCCTCGAGCCCGCCAAGGGCCGTGAGCACATACCGGTGCAGGTGCAGCGGCACGACGGCCACACCAGTGTGGTGCCGTACGACGCGCGCCGCCTGATAGCCGCGGGCAAGCTCGACGCCCGCCTCTTCGACATCACCGAGCTCAACAAGGCGCAGATCCGCAAGGCCCAGAAGAAGGGCCTTCAGCTGATCGTCGGCTACAAGGGGGCGGCCTCCGCCGCCAAGGCCGAGGTGCGCGGTGCCGGTGACACGACGCTCCGCCGGACCCTGAAGTCCCTCAACGCGGACGCGATCCGTACGCCCAAGGACGACGCGGCCAAGGTCTGGGAGGCGCTGACCAACGAGCAGCGCGGCTCCCGCAGCACGGCGTCGGGCGTAGCCAAGGTCTGGCTGGACGGCGTCCGCAAGGCCAGCCTCGACAAGAGCGTCAAGCAGATCGGCGCCGACAAGGCCTGGGCGGCCGGCTTCGACGGCAAGGGCGTGAAGATCGCGGTCCTGGACACGGGTGTCGACAAGACGCACCCCGACCTGAAGGACCAGGTCATCGGCGAGAAGAACTTCTCGACCGCCGCCGACGCCGTGGACCGCTTCGGTCACGGCACCCACGTCGCCTCGATCGCGGCCGGTACGGGCGCCAAGTCCGGCGGCAAGTACAAGGGCGTCGCACCGGGCGCGAAGGTCATCAGCGGCAAGGTCCTCGACGACAACGGCTACGGCGACGACTCCGGCATCCTCGCGGGCCTGGAGTGGGCCGCGGCCGAGGGCGCCGACGTGGTCAACCTCAGCCTGGGCGGCGGGGACACCCCCGAGATCGACCCGCTCGAGGCGGCCGTCAACAAGCTATCCGCGGAGAAGGGCATCCTCTTCGCGATCGCCGCGGGCAACTCCGGCCCCGGCGACAGCACCGTCGGCTCGCCGGGCAGCGCGGAGGCCGCGCTCACCGTCGGCGCCGTCGACAAGAGCGACAAGCTCGCCGACTTCTCCAGCCGCGGCCCGCGCATCGGCGACGGCGCGATCAAGCCCGATGTGACCGGGCCCGGCGTGGACATCACGGCGGCGGCCGCACCCGGCAGCGTCATCGACAAGGAGCCCGGCGTCCCGCACCCGGCCCCCGGCTACTTCACGATTTCCGGTACGTCGATGGCGACCCCGCACGTCGCGGGCGCGGCGGCGATCCTCAAGCAGCAGCACCCGGACTGGAAGTCCGCCGAGCTCAAGGGCGCGCTGACCGCCTCCACCAAGGGCGGCAAGTACACGGCGTTCCAGCAGGGTTCGGGCCGCATCCAGGTCGACCAGGCGATCAAGCAGAACGTGATCGCCGAGCCGGTGTCGGTGTCCTTCGGTGTGGCGCAGTGGCCGCACACGGATGACGCGCCGATCTCCAAGAAGGTCACCTACAAGAACCTCGGCAAGGACCCGGTCACCCTCGACCTGAAGGCGACCGGCCTCGACCCGAAGGGCAACCCGGCCCCGGCCGGCTTCTTCAAGGTCAGCGCCGACAAGGTGACGGTCCCGGCGGGCGGCACCGCCGCCGTCGACGTGACGGCCGACACCAAGCTGGGCGGGAACCTCAACGGCTCCTACTCCGCGTACGTCGTGGCGACCGGCGGCGGCCAGTCGGTGCGCACCGCGGCCGCGGTCGAGCGCGAGGTCGAGTCGTACGACGTCACGCTGAAGAACATCGACCGTGAAGGCAACGACGCCAAGTACTTCGGCAACAACCTGATCGGCGTCTCCGGTTCCGCCGAGGGGCGCGACTTCTACACCGAGGACCAGCCGGGCACGGTCAAGTTCCGTGCGCCCAAGGGTGGTTACATCCTCAACGCCGACATCGTGGTCGACCCGCGGGACTTCACCAAGGGCGCCGACTGGATCGCCCAGCCGAAGCTGACCGTCAACAAGGACACCACGCTGACGCTGGACGCGCGGACCACCAAGCCGGTGGACTTCACCGTGCCCGGTGGCGCCAAGGCCGAGTTCGCCTCGCCCGAGTACACCGTCGAGGCCGGCAACGGCTCGTACGGCTTCGGCTGGTGGCTCGACGGCTACACCAACTTCCGCACCGCGCACCTGGGTCCGGAGGTCACCGACGGCACGCTGTCCCAGACCTGGGACGGGCACTTCATCAAGGACGCGAAGAGCCAGTACTCGGTGGTCTACGGCGGCAAGGTCAAGAAGCTCGCGACGGGCTACACCAAGCACGTCAAGCAGAGCGAGCTGGCCACGCTGAAGGTCGGCCTGGGCGCCTCCAGCGCCGGCAAGAAGGGCAATGTCACGGCCTTCGGGATGCTGCCGGGCTCCAACTCGGCCTCCGCGTTCTCGCCGACGCAGTCCCTGCCGAGCACCCGCACGCTGTACGTCTCCACGTCCAACAAGACCGAGTGGGACGTCTCGTTCGAGCAGCAGGGTCCGCCGGACGAAGAGGGCTTCCCGACCACCGAGGCGTACTACACGCTCGGTGCCGCGCAGATCTACGAGCCCGGCAAGACCTACGAGAAGGTCTTCAACACCGGCGTCTTCGGCCCGCGGGTCAGCAAGAGCTACGGCGTCTTCCGTACGGGCAACCAGCTCTACGGCTACCTGCCGGTCTTCGCCGACGGCAAGGGCCACGCGGGCTCGTCGCTGTACTCGGACGTCAAGACGACCCTGTACCGCAACGGCACCAAGCTCGCCGAGAACGACAACCCGCTCACCGCGTTCCCGGGTGAGGATGGCGCGTTCAAGGTCCCGTCCGGTGACGCCGCGTACAAGCTGACGTCGTCCATCAAGCGGAAGGTGGCGATCGCCGCCGCCGCGACCCGGATCGACGTCAGCTTCTCCTTCCGCTCCAAGAAGGTCACCGACGAGACGGCCCTGCCGGTCTCGACGGCCCGCTTCTCGGCGCCGGTCGACCTCAGCTCGCGCGCCGAGGCCGACAAGAAGGTCGACGTCCCGGTGTCGGTGCAGGGTGCGGCTGCCGGCTCGAACCTCAAGTCGCTGTACACGTACGTCTCGTACGACTACGGCCAGACCTGGAAGCAGGTCAAGGTCAAGAACGGCAAGATCTCCGTGAAGAACCCGGCGAAGGGCAAGGGAATCTCCTTCCACGCCAAGATCACGGACAAGAAGGGCAACAAGTCGACGGTGTCGATCTACAACGCGTACTACGGGAAGTGA
- a CDS encoding L,D-transpeptidase, translated as MEKRVMTDSKRRRGLVAVSALLGGVLVLSACSSDGGNGADGGKKEQQNQADEAAAKDASAARIAISPKNGSDNASINNAGKVTVSDGTLTEVKMQTEAGTAVAGTISGDKKSWKPDAQLERSTKYKIVATAKDSDGRKAHENWSFTTVSPTNSFIGNFTPDDGKTVGVGMPVSINFDKAITDKKAVQSGITVSSSSGQEVVGHWFGTQRLDFRPDDYWKGNSTVTLKMNLDGVEGADGVFGVQQKTVTFQIGRNQVSVVDAKTKTMTITQDGKTVKTIPISAGAPDNPTYNGKMVISEKFTETRMNGATVGFTDDDGKGEYDIKDVPHAMRLSNSGTFIHGNYWGAKSIFGSANTSHGCVGLSDAKGAGDKSTPGAWFFNNSLIGDVVEVKNSPDKTIQPENGLNGWNLSWADWKAGSAV; from the coding sequence ATGGAGAAGCGTGTGATGACGGACAGCAAGCGGCGCAGGGGCCTGGTGGCCGTGTCCGCACTGCTCGGCGGCGTTCTGGTGCTCTCGGCCTGCAGCAGCGACGGTGGCAACGGCGCCGACGGCGGCAAGAAGGAGCAGCAGAACCAGGCCGACGAGGCGGCGGCCAAGGACGCCTCCGCTGCCCGAATAGCGATCTCGCCGAAGAACGGCTCGGACAACGCCAGCATCAACAACGCCGGCAAGGTGACCGTCAGTGACGGCACCCTGACCGAAGTGAAGATGCAGACCGAGGCCGGCACGGCGGTCGCGGGCACGATCTCCGGGGACAAGAAGAGCTGGAAGCCCGACGCACAGCTCGAGCGTTCCACCAAGTACAAGATCGTCGCTACCGCGAAGGACTCGGACGGCCGCAAGGCGCACGAGAACTGGTCGTTCACGACCGTCTCCCCGACCAACAGCTTCATCGGCAACTTCACGCCGGACGACGGCAAGACCGTCGGTGTGGGCATGCCCGTGTCGATCAACTTCGACAAGGCGATCACCGACAAGAAGGCCGTCCAGTCCGGCATCACGGTCTCGTCCAGCAGCGGCCAGGAAGTCGTCGGCCACTGGTTCGGCACCCAGCGCCTGGACTTCCGCCCCGACGACTACTGGAAGGGCAACTCCACCGTCACGCTGAAGATGAACCTGGACGGTGTCGAGGGCGCCGACGGCGTCTTCGGCGTCCAGCAGAAGACGGTCACCTTCCAGATCGGCCGCAACCAGGTCTCCGTCGTCGACGCCAAGACCAAGACGATGACGATCACGCAGGACGGCAAGACCGTCAAGACGATCCCGATCTCGGCGGGTGCGCCCGACAACCCCACGTACAACGGCAAAATGGTGATCTCCGAGAAGTTCACGGAGACCCGGATGAACGGCGCGACCGTCGGCTTCACCGATGACGACGGCAAGGGCGAGTACGACATCAAGGACGTCCCGCACGCCATGCGCCTGTCCAACTCGGGCACCTTCATCCACGGCAACTACTGGGGCGCCAAGTCCATCTTCGGCTCCGCCAACACCAGCCACGGCTGCGTCGGCCTGTCCGACGCCAAGGGGGCGGGCGACAAGAGCACGCCGGGCGCCTGGTTCTTCAACAACTCGCTGATCGGTGACGTGGTCGAGGTCAAGAACTCGCCCGACAAGACCATCCAGCCGGAGAACGGCCTCAACGGCTGGAACCTCAGCTGGGCGGACTGGAAGGCCGGTTCGGCCGTCTGA
- a CDS encoding LPXTG cell wall anchor domain-containing protein, which yields MSPARRSLLTATAAGTLLGALWFVPSANARSAAEASSDRPDRGEARLADTGTVDTTPYVLGGLAFLGAGAGFLGFAVRRERAAVA from the coding sequence GTGTCCCCCGCACGTCGCTCACTGCTCACCGCCACGGCTGCCGGAACGCTGCTCGGTGCGCTGTGGTTCGTTCCTTCCGCAAATGCGAGATCTGCGGCCGAGGCTTCGTCGGACCGCCCCGACCGGGGCGAGGCCCGCCTCGCGGACACCGGGACCGTGGACACGACTCCGTACGTGCTGGGCGGGTTGGCCTTCTTGGGTGCGGGCGCCGGGTTCCTGGGATTCGCCGTGCGACGCGAACGGGCCGCGGTGGCTTAG